One Terriglobales bacterium DNA segment encodes these proteins:
- a CDS encoding nucleoside transporter C-terminal domain-containing protein — MYRFVGILGLLSMLGLAFAFSTSRRSIRLKTLGWGVGLQFLFAFLVLRFDAGRSALAKAGAGVTRFLDFSFAGSSFIFGEIGKKQSNFGFSFAFQVLPTIIFVSAFFAVLYHFGIMQFIIKQFAKVMKLMGASGAESLDVAASIFMGQTEAPLTIRPFLPSLTRSELMTIMTAGMAHVSGGIMGAYVLYGIEAKHLLSAVIMTAPGTILMAKMLVPETETPLTGERNPPGAETAAATAEIDNVDMHKDENVLGAIARGTIDGLHLALNVAAMLISFLALIALVNAIFGGIHNHWASWFPASLESVFGVIFAPVAFVIGIPWRDCAAVGNLLGTRMVINELVAFANLGQMKAALDPRSFTIATFALCGFANFSSIGIQIGGISALAPNRRSDLARLGLRAMLAGTMANLMSASIVGILMK; from the coding sequence ATGTATCGCTTCGTCGGCATTCTCGGACTGCTCTCCATGCTGGGGCTGGCTTTCGCCTTCTCCACCTCCCGCCGCTCCATCCGCCTCAAGACCCTGGGCTGGGGCGTCGGCTTGCAGTTCCTGTTCGCCTTCCTGGTGCTGCGCTTTGACGCCGGCCGCTCCGCGCTCGCCAAGGCCGGCGCCGGGGTCACCCGTTTCCTCGACTTCTCTTTTGCCGGCTCGTCCTTCATCTTCGGTGAAATCGGGAAGAAGCAGTCGAATTTCGGTTTCAGCTTCGCCTTCCAGGTGCTGCCCACCATCATCTTCGTCTCGGCATTTTTCGCCGTGCTCTATCACTTCGGCATCATGCAGTTCATCATCAAGCAATTTGCCAAGGTGATGAAGCTCATGGGCGCCAGCGGCGCCGAATCGCTCGACGTTGCCGCCAGCATCTTCATGGGCCAGACCGAAGCGCCCCTCACCATCCGCCCCTTCCTCCCCTCGCTCACCCGCTCGGAACTGATGACCATCATGACCGCCGGCATGGCCCACGTTTCCGGCGGCATCATGGGCGCCTATGTCCTGTACGGCATCGAGGCCAAGCACCTGCTCAGCGCCGTCATCATGACCGCTCCCGGCACCATTCTCATGGCCAAGATGCTGGTCCCGGAAACCGAAACTCCGCTCACTGGCGAGCGCAATCCTCCCGGCGCTGAAACTGCCGCCGCCACCGCCGAGATCGATAACGTCGACATGCACAAGGATGAAAACGTCCTCGGCGCCATTGCCCGCGGCACCATCGACGGCCTCCACCTGGCGCTCAATGTCGCCGCCATGCTGATCTCGTTTCTCGCCCTCATTGCGCTCGTCAACGCCATCTTCGGCGGCATTCACAATCACTGGGCAAGTTGGTTTCCTGCCAGCCTGGAAAGCGTGTTTGGCGTCATCTTCGCGCCGGTAGCGTTTGTCATTGGCATCCCCTGGCGCGACTGCGCCGCCGTCGGCAACCTGCTCGGCACCCGCATGGTGATCAACGAATTGGTCGCCTTTGCCAACCTCGGCCAGATGAAGGCTGCCCTCGACCCCCGTTCCTTCACCATCGCCACCTTCGCCCTCTGCGGATTTGCAAACTTCAGCTCCATTGGTATACAGATTGGCGGCATCAGCGCCTTGGCGCCTAACCGCCGCTCCGACTTGGCAAGGCTTGGGCTCCGTGCCATGCTCGCCGGCACCATGGCCAACCTGATGTCCGCCTCGATTGTGGGAATTTTGATGAAATGA
- a CDS encoding thymidine phosphorylase yields the protein MTAGSHGPGAASRARSVRVVDVIRRKRDGGELTRDEINYLISAYTTGAIPDYQIAALLMAILLKGTTAAELTALTEAMLHSGQVLDLSDIPGRKVDKHSTGGVGDKTSLVIAPVVAAAGVVVPMISGRGLGHTGGTLDKLESIPGFNVNLSLEEFRRVLRECGCALIGQTAEIAPADKKLYALRDVTGTVESPALICGSIMSKKLAEGIDALVLDVKTGSGAFMKREEDAIRLAELMVETGRRMGKRMVALITDMNQPLGNAVGNAMEVQECVDILSGKGPEDLAKICLELAGWMLYLGESVPDVEAGRTLAAQTIVSGAALAKFGEIITLQGGNPSVLRFRDRLPHALHQIEIPSPAAGYVSSIMCEQVGTACVVLGGGRERKEDAVDPAVGIMVHKKLGDAVAQGEALCTVHYNADARLDEARRLLLSAYTISSQPPAALPTLVHRVIGE from the coding sequence GTGACCGCTGGCTCTCACGGCCCCGGGGCCGCCAGCCGCGCCCGCAGCGTGCGCGTCGTGGACGTCATTCGCCGCAAGCGTGATGGCGGCGAACTCACGCGCGACGAGATCAACTATCTCATCTCCGCCTACACTACCGGTGCCATTCCCGACTACCAGATTGCCGCGCTGCTGATGGCGATCCTGCTCAAGGGCACCACCGCCGCCGAACTCACCGCGCTTACCGAGGCGATGCTCCACTCCGGCCAGGTGCTCGATCTCTCCGACATTCCCGGACGCAAAGTCGACAAACATTCCACCGGTGGCGTCGGCGACAAGACCTCCCTGGTCATCGCGCCGGTGGTTGCCGCCGCCGGGGTCGTCGTCCCCATGATCAGCGGACGCGGCCTTGGTCACACCGGCGGCACGCTTGACAAGCTGGAGTCCATCCCCGGCTTCAACGTCAACCTGTCGCTCGAGGAATTCCGCCGCGTGCTCCGCGAATGCGGTTGCGCGCTCATTGGGCAGACCGCCGAAATCGCGCCTGCCGACAAGAAGCTCTACGCCCTCCGCGACGTCACCGGCACCGTCGAGAGCCCGGCCCTGATTTGCGGCTCCATCATGAGCAAGAAACTGGCGGAGGGAATTGACGCGCTGGTGCTTGACGTCAAGACCGGCTCCGGCGCCTTCATGAAGCGCGAGGAAGATGCGATCCGTCTCGCCGAGTTGATGGTCGAGACCGGCCGCCGCATGGGCAAGCGCATGGTCGCGCTCATCACCGACATGAACCAACCCCTTGGCAACGCCGTCGGCAATGCCATGGAAGTGCAGGAGTGCGTCGACATACTTTCCGGCAAGGGCCCGGAAGACCTCGCGAAAATCTGTCTCGAACTTGCGGGCTGGATGCTGTACCTCGGGGAGAGCGTTCCCGACGTCGAAGCCGGCCGCACGCTGGCGGCGCAGACCATCGTCAGCGGCGCCGCGCTGGCCAAGTTTGGCGAAATCATCACCCTGCAGGGCGGGAACCCGTCCGTGCTCCGTTTTCGCGATCGCCTGCCGCACGCCCTGCACCAGATCGAGATTCCCAGCCCGGCCGCCGGTTACGTCAGCTCCATCATGTGCGAGCAGGTGGGGACTGCCTGCGTCGTGCTCGGTGGTGGCCGCGAGAGGAAGGAAGATGCGGTCGATCCCGCCGTTGGAATCATGGTCCACAAGAAGTTAGGAGATGCGGTCGCCCAAGGCGAAGCGCTTTGTACGGTGCATTACAATGCCGACGCGCGACTGGACGAGGCGCGCCGCCTGTTGCTTTCCGCGTACACGATTTCGTCGCAGCCTCCGGCCGCGCTGCCAACGCTGGTTCATCGCGTGATCGGGGAGTAG
- the cdd gene encoding cytidine deaminase — protein MSGAQPQVPVKPPLSATEKERLFVAAREVLTRAYAPYSKFRVGAAVLSASGAIYVGCNVENASYGLTICAERSAISAGIAAEGPSFRIRAVVVFNGNDAPCSPCGACRQVIFEFGPEADVIFQGRPGLEHSTARALLPAGFKL, from the coding sequence ATGTCGGGCGCGCAACCGCAAGTTCCTGTCAAACCGCCTTTGTCCGCCACCGAGAAGGAACGCCTTTTCGTCGCCGCGCGCGAGGTGTTGACCCGCGCGTACGCTCCGTATTCGAAGTTTCGCGTCGGCGCTGCTGTGCTCTCTGCTTCCGGCGCCATCTATGTCGGCTGCAATGTCGAGAACGCGTCCTACGGTCTGACCATTTGCGCGGAACGCTCCGCCATCTCCGCCGGCATCGCCGCCGAAGGGCCCTCGTTCCGAATTCGCGCCGTGGTCGTGTTCAATGGCAACGACGCCCCCTGCTCCCCCTGCGGTGCCTGTCGCCAGGTCATCTTCGAGTTCGGCCCCGAGGCCGACGTCATCTTCCAGGGCCGCCCCGGTCTTGAGCATTCCACCGCACGTGCTCTGCTCCCGGCGGGATTCAAGCTGTGA
- a CDS encoding DUF1223 domain-containing protein gives MRNNVAIIFLLLILAIPAVAAEPAANVAPVPVVIELFTSEGCSSCPPADALLMSLDRNSVPGAEIIALGEHVDYWDGLGWKDRFSSAEYTRRQESYAAQFRIDSPYTPQMVINGRTEFVGNDSSRAARVIQDAVRTHPTLPSLLIRPHGEAVDIAIENAGSHRLDVILAVTESDLSTQVGRGENHGRLLRHTAVVRELRKIGKISSGQFTARQQLTLKPDWRRENLRAVVFLQDPSTLEITAAAQTALK, from the coding sequence ATGAGAAATAACGTTGCTATCATCTTTTTACTGCTGATTTTGGCAATTCCGGCCGTCGCGGCCGAACCTGCCGCCAACGTCGCGCCAGTCCCGGTCGTGATTGAGCTCTTTACATCGGAGGGCTGCTCCAGTTGCCCGCCCGCCGACGCCCTGCTCATGAGCCTGGATCGCAATTCCGTTCCCGGCGCGGAGATCATCGCGCTCGGCGAGCACGTCGATTACTGGGACGGACTGGGATGGAAGGATCGCTTTTCCTCGGCGGAATACACGCGTCGCCAGGAGAGCTATGCGGCGCAATTCCGCATCGACTCGCCTTACACACCGCAGATGGTGATCAACGGCCGCACCGAATTCGTCGGTAACGATAGCTCGCGCGCCGCGCGCGTCATCCAGGATGCCGTGCGTACCCACCCTACCCTGCCATCTTTGTTGATCCGCCCTCACGGCGAGGCAGTGGACATCGCCATCGAAAACGCTGGTTCGCATCGGCTGGACGTCATTTTGGCCGTCACCGAGTCGGACTTAAGTACCCAGGTCGGACGCGGCGAAAACCACGGACGCCTGCTGCGCCACACCGCCGTCGTCCGCGAATTGCGCAAAATAGGGAAGATCTCGTCCGGACAGTTCACCGCACGCCAGCAACTCACGTTGAAACCCGACTGGCGCCGTGAGAACCTCCGCGCCGTCGTTTTCCTCCAGGATCCCTCGACCCTGGAAATCACCGCCGCCGCGCAAACCGCCTTGAAATAG
- a CDS encoding CHAD domain-containing protein, translating into MAIDNRRSLALIKKLDRALAMRDAKLPAERVHQIRTSARRLEALLETLGDDADARQRKLRKRLKRLRRLAGAIRDVDVQMVALRKLNIKREQERKAALMQTLSEMRGKRELALVEALDEKVVRKVRKGLRRWRQSISAERSRERAYGDPVAASLRGFSSLSRQMGSLTTENLHAYRTRCKRIRYLAEIGGSTAEAKRVVEPLKQIQDAIGDWHDWLTLTESAESLFSRPPGSGLVTALRNVTDAKFVAACRVCQDARRSLLAQHRKMLKEARAQRASLSPRKAMATAAGASRAQVA; encoded by the coding sequence ATGGCAATCGATAACAGAAGATCGCTCGCACTCATAAAAAAGCTGGACCGGGCCCTGGCAATGCGAGACGCGAAACTGCCTGCGGAACGGGTGCACCAGATACGCACCAGCGCACGACGTTTGGAGGCACTGCTGGAAACCCTGGGCGATGATGCCGACGCGCGGCAGCGCAAGCTGCGCAAGCGACTGAAGCGGTTGCGGCGGCTGGCGGGCGCGATCCGCGATGTAGACGTGCAGATGGTCGCACTGCGAAAGCTGAACATTAAACGCGAGCAGGAACGCAAAGCGGCGCTGATGCAGACGCTGAGCGAGATGCGCGGCAAGCGCGAACTAGCACTGGTGGAAGCGCTCGATGAGAAAGTTGTACGGAAGGTCCGGAAGGGGTTGCGCCGCTGGAGGCAATCCATCAGCGCCGAGAGAAGCCGAGAACGCGCGTACGGTGATCCGGTGGCAGCATCGTTGCGAGGGTTTTCCAGCCTTTCGCGCCAGATGGGCAGCTTGACGACGGAAAACCTGCACGCCTACCGCACGCGCTGCAAGCGCATACGATACCTGGCAGAAATTGGCGGGAGCACGGCGGAAGCGAAGCGAGTGGTGGAACCGCTGAAGCAGATCCAGGACGCCATCGGCGACTGGCACGATTGGTTGACCCTGACCGAAAGCGCAGAATCTCTATTCTCGCGCCCGCCGGGGAGCGGACTGGTTACGGCACTGCGCAACGTCACCGATGCGAAATTCGTCGCGGCCTGCCGAGTGTGCCAGGATGCGCGGCGATCGTTGCTGGCCCAGCACCGAAAGATGCTGAAGGAAGCACGGGCGCAGCGAGCTTCGCTAAGTCCGCGCAAAGCGATGGCAACAGCCGCGGGCGCGAGTCGAGCGCAAGTGGCGTAA